GATGTATCTGCAAATTTATTATTTAATGAAAAATTTAGAATAGGTTTAGGTTGGAGATGGGATGACTCTATAAGTGCTCTTTTAGGTTTTCAAGTTTCTGATGAATTACTTATTGGTTATTCATATGACTTAACAACTTCTAATTATAATGTAACAAATACAGGAACACATGAAATTATGTTACAGTATCAACTCTTAAGAGATATAAAATATAGATCCCCTAGATTTTTCTAAAAAAACACATTCAATGAATTTTAAAAAGATGATATTACTAATACTATTAGTAATAACAGTAAAAAGTTACGGGCAAAAACAGAAGGTTGCAGATCGATATTTTGAAGAATTTTCATACTTACAATCAGCTAAACTATACAAAGCCTTAATAGAAAAAAAAGCTGATAGTTCTAAACATATTTTAAGTCGTTTAGCAGAATCGTATTATAATAATGCTGATACAGAAGAAGCAGAGTTTTGGTACAAAGAGTTATTATTTAAGTATAAAAAAGATTTAGAAGATAAACATTTATTTAAATATGCTCAAGTATTAAGAAGTAATGGTAAATATAAAAAATCAGATTCTATTTTTTTAGAATTAACTTCTTCAGACAAAAATAATAGAAAAGAAGAATTAAAAAGAGAAAATTATTTATCAGATTTTTCTAATAATAAGGCACGTATTGGGGTTCGAAATTTAGCAATTAATACAGAGTATTCTGATTTCGGAGGATTTATACTCAATGGAAAATCTTATTATACTTCAGCAGTTCCAAAGGGTGTAAAAAAAGAACGTATTTATAAATGGAACAATCAACCTTTTTTAAATATTTATAAAGCTGATGAGGATATTAAAAGCTTAGAAGAAAATGAAAAAGATACTGTTTTAACTTTGGTTAACCACCGTTTAATAGAAATACCTATTACTTCAGAGTTTCACGAGTCTACACCTGTTTTTACAAAAGATGGAAAAACTATTTATTTTACACGAAATAATGTAAATGGAAAAAAGGTAAAGAGGGATAAGAAAAATACATCAAATTTAAAAATTTTTAAAGCAAGTTTTGTAAACGGTTATTGGGTTAATGTAACAGAATTACCATTTAATAATGATGAGTACTCTGTTGGGCACCCTGCTTTAAGTTTAGATGAAAAAACGTTATATTTTGTATCTAATATGCCTGGAGGTTTTGGAAGTACAGATATTTATAAAGTTTCTGTTGAAGAGGGTAATAATTATGGAACTCCTGTAAATTTAGGAAAAACAATAAATACTTCAGATAAAGAAATGTTTCCTTTTATAGGGGCTGATAGTACTTTGTATTTCTCATCAAACGGACATTTAGGATTAGGGCTTTTAGATATTTTTAAATCAAAAATAAATAAAGATTCAATATTCTCAATCCCTAAAAATATGGGGCATCCGTTTAATAGTAAAAGAGACGATTTTTCATTTTATATAAATGAAGAAGGTAAAAAAGGTTTCTTTTCTTCAAATAGAAAAAATGGAAAAGGTGATGACGATATTTATAGTTTCTATTTATATACCGAACTAAAAATATGTACTCAGTCAATTGAAGGAGTAGTTAGAGCTACTAAAACTAACAAACCAATCGACGGAGCACTTGTAAAGCTATTTAATAGCAAAGGAGAAATTCAGAAAGAAGCAATATCAGATAGCAATGGAAAGTATTTATTTAAAGAAGTTTTATGCGATAATACGTATACTGTTTTTGCAAGTAAATTAGATCATAAATCAACTAGTAAAAAGAAGGTTAATGTTATTAGAGAAAAAATTACTAAAGCAGATTTAGAATTGATCCCTTTAATTATAGGTAATCAAATAGTAATTAACCCTATATTTTTTGACTTCAATAAATCAGTTATTAGAGCCGATGCTGAATATGAATTAGAGAATATTGTAACTGTCATGAATAACCACCCAGAGATAGTTATTAGAATAGAATCTCATACTGATAGTAGAGGACGTAGTAATTACAACAGAATATTATCTGATAAGAGAGCAAAAGCTACTAGAGATTACATATTATTAAGAGGTATTTCTAAAAAGAGAATTAAAGAAGCTGTAGGATACGGTGAAGATAGATTACTTAATGATTGTACTAATGCTAATAAAAATAAGTGTACAGAAGAAGAGCATCAAAAAAATAGGAGGTCTTATTTTTATATTGTTGGGGGTGAAAAGAGTATTAAAGTAAGACAAGAAGCTGAAAAAAAAGCACAAAGAAAGCTAAGTAAAAGAAATAATTTTTTACTCTTTTTAAGAAAAAACTTTAAGAAGAGAAGAAAGAATAGTAGTGCAACTGAAAAATGTATTATTGGAGAAGAAGAAAAGTGTGATAAAAAGAAAATAATTTACGGAAACTAATTTAAGTCAAATATGGTGTTTTGTAAAAGGGACACATACTATTCTGTAAATTTTCATATTTTAAAAACTAGGGTTAAATTATATAATTTAACCCTAGTTTTTTTGTTTCTCTTTTAACTTGGAAACTTATCTCGAATCTTATTTAAACTTAAATTATGAATACTTCCAATATGAGAATGCTTCTTTGAAGTATCTGGTTTGTATGTTCCATTTTCAACTTTAGCACCAATATTTTTATAAGCATCTCTATAGGTCATCCCGTTTTCTACCAATGTATTCATATTATCAACCGTAAATAAAAATTTGTATTTTTCATCATTTGGATTTACATCTTTAACAATAATTTGTTTGATTGAAAAATTAAAAATTTCTAAAATGTTTTTAACTTCTTCAAAAGCAGTAATCATATTTTCTTTTAATAATTGAAAATCTCTATGATAACCACTCGGTAAATTATTAGTAATTAAAATCATTTCAGTTTGCAATGCCTGTATTTTATTACATTTACCTCTAATCAATTCAAATACATCAGGATTCTTTTTATGTGGCATAATACTGCTTCCTGTAGTTAACTCATCTGGAAAGGAAATAAAGCCAAAATTTTGACTCATATACAAGCAGATATCCATCGAAAAACGAGCTAAAGTGTTACATAATCCTCCTAAAGCCGCTGCAATTGTTCGCTCGCTTTTTCCTCTGCTCATTTGAGCAGCAACGACATTGTATTTTAATGTAGAAAAATTTAATTCTTGGGTTGTAAAATCTCTATCAATCGGAAAAGAACTTCCATAACCAGCAGCAGAGCCTAAAGGGTTTTGATCTACCACTTTAAAAGCGGCCTCTAACAAATATACATCGTCTATTAATACTTCGGCATAAGCTGAAAACCATAAACCAAAAGAAGAAGGCATTGCTACTTGTAAATGTGTATAACCTGGTAATAAATTATCTTTGTATGTTTCTGATAAATCTAATAAAGTATTAAATAAAGTATTCGTTTGTTGAATTACGTCAGCTATGTTTTGTTTGTAATATAAATGTAAGGCAACTAAAACTTGGTCGTTTCTAGAACGGGCAGTGTGAATCTTCTTACCAACATCTCCATATTTTTTAGTTAATTCAAATTCTATTTTAGAATGTATATCTTCAAAATAATTTTCAATTTCAAACGTATTATTTTCAATTTGATGTTTCATTTCATCAAGCCCTTCTTCTAGTTTTTGTAATTCATCTGAATTGATTATTTCAATTTTATGCAACATTTTTGCATGTGCTAAAGATGCTTGCACATCGTATTTTGCTATATGCATGTCAATCTCTCTATCGTTTCCGACAGTAAACTGTTCTATTTTTTTGTCTATGGTTAATCCTTTATCCCAAAGTTTCATATTCTTTATGTTTTATTGTCAATGCGAGGCACGAAGCAATCTCATAATTAATTAAGAGATAACTTTTCTATACTTCTTCGTTATGACGATTACTTATTTTTTAAACAATTACTTTATTTAATAGATTGATATAAATTTTAATACCTTCTTTAATTTCATGTAAATAAATAAATTCATCTGCTGTATGAGAACGTGTACTATCACCAGGGCCCAATTTTAAAGAAGGACAACTTAATACAGACTGATCTGATAGGGTAGGAGAGCCATAAGTTTTTCTTCCTAAAGAAATTCCTGCTTTTATCAATTCATGATTAATCGGAATTGAAGAAGAGCTCAATTTAATTCCACGTGGTTCAATAGTATCACAAGGAGATTCTTGTTGTAGAATATTTACAATTTCTTGATTTGTATATTTATCATTAACACGCACATCAACAACTAGTTTTACTTCTGAAGGAATTGCATTATGTTGCTTACCTGCATTTATTTGTGTAACAGTCATTTTTACATCGCCTAAAGCATCAGATGATTTTTTAAACTGATAATTTTCAAACCACTTTAAAACATTAATACTATTATAAATGGCATTATTTGTATTAGGGTGTGCAGCATGACTTGGAGTACCTTTTACGATAGCATCAAAAACAACCAATCCTTTTTCTGCAACTGCTAAATTCATTAAAGTTGGTTCGCCAACAATAGCAACATCAATATTCGGAATGATAGATAGCATACTATTTAAACCATTATCACCACTACTTTCTTCTTCTGCAGACGCTACAATTACTAAATTATATGTTAGGTCTTTTTCATGATAAAAATGAGTGAAAGTAGCTAATAGTGAAACCAAACAGCCACCAGCATCATTACTTCCTAAGCCATATAGTTTTCCATCTTCAATAATTGCTTTAAAAGGATCTTTCGTATAACCATTATTAGGCTTCACGGTATCGTGATGTGAATTTAAAAGTAAGGTAGGTTTACTTTCATCATAATATCTATTAACAGCCCAAATATTATGTACGTTTCTTTTAAAAGGAATAGTATTGCTGATAAACCAGTTTTCTAAAAGCAATGCTGTTTGGTTCTCTTCTGATGAAAAAGAAGGCGTTTCTATTAAGTTTTTTAATAATTCGATCGCTTCAAGCGTTAATTCTTGTTGTGTTTTCATTAAGCTTGTATTGTTGTAAATTTTGAATTATGATTGTATAACATTTCTGATTTTCCGATACAAACTTTATGCACTTGCTGATTGATTGCATGGAAGCAATTATTCATTTTTGGTAACATTCCGTCTGCAATAATGTTCTTTGCCAATAATTCTTCATATTTTTTTGTAGTAATATTTTCTACTACAGAATCATCATTGTTTATATCTAATAAAACACCATTTTTTTCAAAACAGTAATACAATTCTGTTTGATATTTCTTAGCAAAACCAATGGCTAATTCTGAAGCAATTGTATCTGCATTAGTGTTTAATAATTGCCCATTATTATCATGAGTAATAGCGCAAAAAACAGGTGTAACGCCTATGTTTAATAATGTGTTTAAGACAGTAGTGTCTACATTAATTATATCGCCAGCAAATCCATAATCTATTTCTTTTACAGGTCTTTTTACTGAAAGAATTGTATTGCCATCAGCACCTGTAAAACCTACAGCATTGTTTGATTTTTGTTGTAAAGAAGCCACAATTGTTTTGTTGATTTTTCCTGCATATACCATCGTAATTATATCTAATGTTTCTGTGTTCGTTATTCTTCTGCCATCAACCATTTCAACTTTTACATTCATTTGTTGCGCTAGCTTTGTAGCTAACTTACCGCCACCATGTACTAATATTTTTGGAGCTTCAATTTTAGAAAACTCAATTAGGAAATTATCTAATGCTATTGGATTGTCTATAATATTTCCTCCTATTTTTATGATTTTTAATGTTTCCATATTTAAAATTTTATATCGTCAAGCTAAATTTGATTCAGCTTCTCATTATTCTATTTATGCGATTCTGAAATAAATTAAGAATGACGTTCTTTTTAAAGATTTTCTATTATTTTTTTTAGCACAATCTGAGCTGCGTACGTTCTGTTATTTGCCTCATGAATTACGACAGAATTTTTACTATCTAACACACTATCTTCAACTACCACATTTCTTCTTACAGGTAAACAATGCATAAACTTTGCTGTGCCTATTTTTTCTTTTGTAAGCATCCAATTCTGGTCTTGAGAAATAATTTCACCATAATCTGTGTAGCTACTCCAGTTTTTTACGTACACAAAATCAGCATTTCTAAGAGCTTCTTCTTGATTATGATTAATAGGCGTATTTCTTGTGATTTCAGGGTTCAGTTCATAACCTTTCGGATGCGTAATATAAAAATCAACAGCAGTTTTTTGCATCATTTTAACAAACGAATTAGCAACAGCATGAGGTAATGCTTTAGGATGCGGAGCCCAAGACAATACAACTTTTGGTTTTGGTTTTGTTTTTAACTCTTCAATGGTAATTGCATCTGTTAAAGCTTGTAAAGGATGCGCTGTTGAACTTTCCATATTTACAATCGGAACTGTTGCATATTTTATAAAGCTATTTAATATAAATTCAGATTCATCTTTTTCTTTATTTTTTAAGGATGAAAATGCTCTTATAGCTATAATGTCTGCGTATTGAGAAATTACTTGAGCAGCCTCCTTTACATGTTCAGATGAATTTAAATTCATAACTGTACCATCTTCAAATTCTAAATTCCAAGTATCATTAACATTTAATATCATTACTTGCATACCTAAATTTTTCGCTGCCTTTTCTGTACTTAACCTTGTTCTTAAGCTAGAATTGAAAAACAACATTACCAATGTTTTATGTTTTCCTAAATTTTCAAATAGAAAGGGGGTTTCTTTTAATTGAATTGCTTCTTGAATAATTTTAGAAACATTTTTTATATCGTTTATATTGGTATATTTTTTCATACTATAATTCTATAGGTCTCGACAAACTGCGTTTGCTACTTTCAATTAAAAAATATTTTAATTTCAGTAATGATCAATCAGACAAATCAATGTCTCCTCGAGTGCAGTCGAGAGGTTTTTAATTACTCAATTCCTTTTTTACGGCATCAAAAAACTGATCAACATGTTGTTTTTTGATTGTTAATGGAGGAAGAATCCTTAGTAAATTAGGATTTTTAGCACTTCCTGTAAAAATATGATGTTTAAAAATTAGTTCTTTTCTTAACGATGCAATTGGAAAATTAAATTCTATTCCAAGCATTAAACCTCTTCCTTTTATTTTTTTTATTGCTGGAATTTCTGCTGCTTTTTCAATAAAGTATTCAGAAATTAGGTTTACGTTTTTGAGTAAACGCTCTTCTTTTAAAACAGTTAAAACAGCTAAAGAAGCTACACAAGCTAAATGATTCCCACCAAAAGTAGTTCCTAATAAACCATAAGAAGCTTCAATTGAAGGATGAATTAAAATTCCGCCAATAGGAAAACCATTTCCCATTCCTTTTGCCATTGAGATAACATCTGGGGTAATATTATGCTTTTGAAAAGCAAAAAAATCACCTGTTCTTCCAAAACCAGATTGTACTTCATCTACTATAAACATTACTTTGTATTGTTTACATAATTTATCTAAGCCCTGATAGAAAGTAGTGGTACTTTCATCTAAACCTCCAACTCCTTGAATACATTCAATAATTACAGCACAAACATCTTCTTTTTGTAATGCTTTTTCTATAGATTGTAAATCACCTAACTCGAAAAATTCAACCTCTTGCTGTGCATTAATTGGAGCAACAATCTTAGTGTTATCTGTTGCAGCAACCGCAGCAGATGTTCTACCATGAAAACCATTTTTAAAAGCAATAATTTTCTTTTTATTGGTGTGAAAAGAAGCTAGTTTTAAGGCATTTTCATTTGCTTCAGCTCCTGAATTGCATAAAAACAATTGATAATCTTTACAATTAGATTGCTTTATTAACTCATCAGCTAATTTTGTTTGTAACGGATTTTGAATTGAGTTACTGTAGAAGCCCAAATTACTTACTTGATTACTGATATTCTTTACATATGTTGGGTGAGAATGTCCAATAGAAATAACAGCATGCCCTCCGTATAAGTCTAAATATTCTGTACCATTTTCATCATACACATTAATATCTTTTGCTTTTACGGGAGTAATATTAAATAGCGGATATACATTAAATAAACTCATAATTGCTCCGTTTTTATGGTGTTAATTTTATTATATGAGGTAACCATTCCTTGTATTAATGAAGAACTCAATCCTTGGTGTTCCATTTCATTCAGCCCTTCAATAGTACAGCCTTTAGGCGTTGTAACTTTATCTATTTCTTGTTCTGGATGATTTCTTGTTGTAATTAATAAGTTTGCAGCACCATCACAAGTATGCATGGCTAATTCTTGTGCTTCTTTGGCATCAAAACCTAATTGAATAGCAGCCTGAGTTGTTGCTCTTATCATCCGCATCCAAAAAGCAATTCCGCTTGCACAAACTACGGTTGCAGCTTGCATTTTAGATTCTGGAATAACAATAGAAGTACCTAGTCTGTTAAAAACAGCTTCGGCTACTTTTATTCTTTCCAATCCTTTGGTGTTTCCACACAAACAAGTCATCGATTTACCAACTGCAATTGCAGTATTAGGCATTGCTCTAATAATAAAATTATTTACTCCAACAATCTCTTCAATTTGAGTAATTGAAAAACCAGTAATGGTAGAAATAATAATGTGATTTTCTTTTAATAAAGGTTGAGTCTCATTTAAAACTTCTTTTAAATGCGCTGGTTGAACAGCTAAAATAATAATGTCTGAATTTTGAACAGCTTCTGAATTATTAGTTGTTAAACTAACATTTTTATACCCTTCAAACTCTTTAATGGTATCTAGTTTTCTTCTTGTTAAATACAAAGAAGTTATTGCATTGGTTGTTATTAATCCTTTTGCAATAGATTTACCTAAATTTCCGGTACCTATAATTGCTATTTTCATGTTTTTATTAGTTTTTAGTCATTACGAAAGAAGAATGATTGAAGTAATCTGTTTATAGGATTGCTTCGTTTCTCTTGAACTGACATTTCGTTTTCTAAAAATAAGTTGCTTTTAAATTCAGTCCAGCTGTTTCCTCAAACCCGAACATCAAATTCATGTTTTGTACTGCTTGTCCTGAAGCTCCTTTTAATAAATTATCAATAACACTTGTTACGAGTAATTTATTTTCATGTTTGTGTAAGTGAATTAAACACTTGTTGGTATTTACCACTTGCTTTAAATGTATTTCATTATCAGACACAAATGTGAATTTTGCTTCTTTATAATATGTTTTATAAAGTGTTTTTGCTTCTTCTAATGTTCCTTTGAAATAGGTGTAAGCCGTAGCGAAAATTCCTCTAGAAAAATCACCTCTATTTGGCATAAATACAATCTGAGAATCAAAACTAGTTTGTAAATTTTTTACAGATTGATTGATTTCACCTAAATGTTGATGCGTAAAAGGTTTGTAGTACGAAAAATTATTATCTCTCCAAGTAAAATGGGTTGTTGCAGATAAAGAAGTACCTGCACCAGTAGCACCTGTTACAGCATTTACATGTACATCTTTAGTAATTAAATTGGCACTAGCTAATGGAAGCAGTGCTAATTGAATAGCAGTAGCAAAACAGCCTGGGTTTGCAATATGTTTTGCATCTATAATAGCATTTTTTTGTAGCTCAGGTAAACCATAAACGAAGGTTTTTTCTTGAGAAATTTGCTCTTTCTTTAGTCTAAAATCATTTCCTAAATCGATAATTTTTGTAGCGTCAGAAAAAGTATTACTTTCTAAAAATTTCTTAGAATTTCCATGACCTAAACATAAGAACAACACGTTAACATTAGGATTAATTGTATTCGTAAAATTCAACTCTAAACTACCAATTAAATCTTGATGAATATTGCTTATTTTATTTCCTGCGTTTGAAGTACTAAACACAAAGTTTATTTCAACTCTTGAATGATGTATCAATAATCTAATTAATTCACCTGCTGTATAACCAGCTCCTCCAATAATTCCTGCTTGTATCATTTTTTAAGAATTAACTTGTTGATATATTTTGTTTTGATTACCAAGAATTTTAATGAATCCTTTAGCATCATTAGCTGTCCATGCTTTATTTTCTTCTCCATAACTCCCAAATTTTGCATTCATTAAATCATGCTTAGAAGCAATACCATCTAACTGAAAATGGTATGGTTTAAGCGTCACATACACATCACCTGTAACTTTTGATTGACTACTCTCTAAAAAAGCTTCCGTATCTCTCATTACAGGATCTAAATATTGACCTTCATGTAAATGCATTCCATAAAAACTAGAGAGATACTCTTTATGTTGTAGCTGCCATTTTGTGAGTGTATGTTTTTCTAATAAGTGATGTGCTTTGATTGTAATTAGAGCAGCCGCTGCTTCAAAACCAACTCTTCCTTTTATTCCTACAATGGTATCACCTACATGAATATCTCTACCAATAGCATATTTAGATGCTAATTCATTTAATTTTTGAATATTATTTTGTGGTGAATCAACTATAGCGTTCATAGCAATGAATTCTCCATTTTTAAAAGTCATTTTTACTTTTTCTTCTCCGTTCTTTTCTAGTTGAGACGGATATGCTTTTTCAGGTAATGCTTTAGCAGAAGTTAATGTTTCTTCTCCGCCAACACTTGTTCCCCATAAACCTTTATTTACTGAGTATTTTGCTTTTTCCCAAGACAAGTCAATCCCATTATCTTTTAAGTATTGTATTTCTTCTTGTCTAGATAGTTGTTGGTCTCTAATTGGTGTAATAATTTCAATTTCAGGAGCAATAGTTTGAAAAATCATATCAAAACGTACCTGATCATTTCCCGCTCCAGTACTTCCGTGAGCAATATATTTTGCATTAATACTTTTAGCATACTTTGCAATTTCTATTGCCTGAATAATCCTTTCTGCGCTTACAGATAAAGGATATGTATTGTTTTTTAATACATTTCCGTAGATTAAATATTTTACTACTTTTTGATAAAATGTAGCGACAGCATCAATATTCTGATAAGTAGTAACTCCCATTTTATAAGCATTTTTTTCAATATCTTGAATTTCGTTATCTGTAAATCCACCTGTATTTACGCTAACAGCATGAACTTCATATCCAGCTTTTGATAAACTAACGGCACAATATGATGTATCTAAACCTCCGCTGTATGCAATGACTAATTTTTTCATTTTTTATATTTTTTTAAGAAAAGGCTTTCTTTAATTCTCTTTAATCTTTGAAAAACTTTCTCTTTAATTTTTATTTTAGTGTTGTTTTTTTCTTTGATTGATGGATCGTATAACATTCCTGTACATAAACACATTTGTTGTTTTGTTCTTTGTAAAACATCATAGTTTTGACAGGTTTGACAGCCTTTCCAAAAAGATTGATCATTTGTTAATTCTGAAAAAGTAACTGGTTTATATCCTAAATCGCTATTCAATTTCATTACAGGTAAACCTGTTGTTATTGAAAAGACTTTGGCAAAAGGAAATTTTGTTCTCGAATGTTCAAAAACGGTTGCTTTTATTCTTTTAGCCAGCCCTTGTTTTCTGAAATTTGGATGTACAATTAAGCCTGAATTGGCAACAAATTTTCCATGCCCCCAAGATTCGATATAGCAAAACCCCGCGAATTTTTCATTCTCTAAAGCGATAACAGCATTGCCATTTTCTATTTTAGTTATGATATATTCAGGTGTACGCTTAGCAATCCCTGTACCTCTAACATTAGCAGACTCTGCAATAGTGTCACAGATAATTTTTGCGTATATACTATGTGATTTATTAGCAATAACAATTTCCATTGTTCTTGAATTTAAAGAATACCTATATGAATTTTATAAACACTTAAGTGTTTGATAGGTATTGTGTTATTTGAAATGAATTGATTTTTTGGAAAGAAGAACCGGACTCACCTAGGTTCAATAAATTAGATAGCACCCAAAGGGCGACGGCGGAAAATAGGGCGTACAACTGCGGGGCTATTCGAAAGAATAACTACAGATACTATTGATATGAATTTGAAATTGTACAAAGAATAAAAAATAAAAGTTACGTATAAAGAAATATTTGTTTGCTTTTAGCTGCGACGGCGAAAGCGAACAAATGTACTGGGAACAGTACTACGTATTTTATTTTTTTGTGTAATCATATTGCAAACATATAAAATAATTTTAAATTATTAGAAAATAATTTAGATTATTTAAAAAAATAATTTAATATTTGCCTATCGGTTTTTTATAAACGGAGATTAAAACAAAAAATGAATAAACAAATTTTAAATATTATTTCTATTGTAGTCATTGTAATTATTTTACAAGGATAAAGGAAGTATATTTAAAAAAAATAAATATTAAAAGGCTTCCTAAATTTTTAGGAAGCCTTTTTTGTTACAGCAAAATGAATAAAATTTATAACATAGTCATAGTCTTAATTATTGTCATTATTAGCTCACCACCGAGTTGATACAGATGTTTATTGCTATACAATAAAAAAACCTGTGTCAATTTTGACACAGGTTTTTTTTATACGTTGAATAGTATAGATGTTATTTTTTAAATTATTGATAATTAAGTATTTATGTGTTTTTGTTGTGAGATAGGCATCATTAAAATGAAAAGTAAATAGAATTAGTAAAGAAACAATAAAATAATTTTGAATATTAAAAAAGGAGAAGATGTATTATAACGAGGAAAGTGTGATTTTTTACGATGGAGAATTTATCAAAGCAAAAGATGCTACATCAAATCCATACAGTCAAAGCTTGCATTATGGTAATGGAGTATT
This genomic stretch from Tenacibaculum sp. Bg11-29 harbors:
- the argH gene encoding argininosuccinate lyase, with translation MKLWDKGLTIDKKIEQFTVGNDREIDMHIAKYDVQASLAHAKMLHKIEIINSDELQKLEEGLDEMKHQIENNTFEIENYFEDIHSKIEFELTKKYGDVGKKIHTARSRNDQVLVALHLYYKQNIADVIQQTNTLFNTLLDLSETYKDNLLPGYTHLQVAMPSSFGLWFSAYAEVLIDDVYLLEAAFKVVDQNPLGSAAGYGSSFPIDRDFTTQELNFSTLKYNVVAAQMSRGKSERTIAAALGGLCNTLARFSMDICLYMSQNFGFISFPDELTTGSSIMPHKKNPDVFELIRGKCNKIQALQTEMILITNNLPSGYHRDFQLLKENMITAFEEVKNILEIFNFSIKQIIVKDVNPNDEKYKFLFTVDNMNTLVENGMTYRDAYKNIGAKVENGTYKPDTSKKHSHIGSIHNLSLNKIRDKFPS
- the argB gene encoding acetylglutamate kinase; the encoded protein is METLKIIKIGGNIIDNPIALDNFLIEFSKIEAPKILVHGGGKLATKLAQQMNVKVEMVDGRRITNTETLDIITMVYAGKINKTIVASLQQKSNNAVGFTGADGNTILSVKRPVKEIDYGFAGDIINVDTTVLNTLLNIGVTPVFCAITHDNNGQLLNTNADTIASELAIGFAKKYQTELYYCFEKNGVLLDINNDDSVVENITTKKYEELLAKNIIADGMLPKMNNCFHAINQQVHKVCIGKSEMLYNHNSKFTTIQA
- a CDS encoding M20 family metallo-hydrolase, which gives rise to MKTQQELTLEAIELLKNLIETPSFSSEENQTALLLENWFISNTIPFKRNVHNIWAVNRYYDESKPTLLLNSHHDTVKPNNGYTKDPFKAIIEDGKLYGLGSNDAGGCLVSLLATFTHFYHEKDLTYNLVIVASAEEESSGDNGLNSMLSIIPNIDVAIVGEPTLMNLAVAEKGLVVFDAIVKGTPSHAAHPNTNNAIYNSINVLKWFENYQFKKSSDALGDVKMTVTQINAGKQHNAIPSEVKLVVDVRVNDKYTNQEIVNILQQESPCDTIEPRGIKLSSSSIPINHELIKAGISLGRKTYGSPTLSDQSVLSCPSLKLGPGDSTRSHTADEFIYLHEIKEGIKIYINLLNKVIV
- the proC gene encoding pyrroline-5-carboxylate reductase — encoded protein: MKIAIIGTGNLGKSIAKGLITTNAITSLYLTRRKLDTIKEFEGYKNVSLTTNNSEAVQNSDIIILAVQPAHLKEVLNETQPLLKENHIIISTITGFSITQIEEIVGVNNFIIRAMPNTAIAVGKSMTCLCGNTKGLERIKVAEAVFNRLGTSIVIPESKMQAATVVCASGIAFWMRMIRATTQAAIQLGFDAKEAQELAMHTCDGAANLLITTRNHPEQEIDKVTTPKGCTIEGLNEMEHQGLSSSLIQGMVTSYNKINTIKTEQL
- a CDS encoding aspartate aminotransferase family protein, producing MSLFNVYPLFNITPVKAKDINVYDENGTEYLDLYGGHAVISIGHSHPTYVKNISNQVSNLGFYSNSIQNPLQTKLADELIKQSNCKDYQLFLCNSGAEANENALKLASFHTNKKKIIAFKNGFHGRTSAAVAATDNTKIVAPINAQQEVEFFELGDLQSIEKALQKEDVCAVIIECIQGVGGLDESTTTFYQGLDKLCKQYKVMFIVDEVQSGFGRTGDFFAFQKHNITPDVISMAKGMGNGFPIGGILIHPSIEASYGLLGTTFGGNHLACVASLAVLTVLKEERLLKNVNLISEYFIEKAAEIPAIKKIKGRGLMLGIEFNFPIASLRKELIFKHHIFTGSAKNPNLLRILPPLTIKKQHVDQFFDAVKKELSN
- a CDS encoding acetylornithine carbamoyltransferase is translated as MKKYTNINDIKNVSKIIQEAIQLKETPFLFENLGKHKTLVMLFFNSSLRTRLSTEKAAKNLGMQVMILNVNDTWNLEFEDGTVMNLNSSEHVKEAAQVISQYADIIAIRAFSSLKNKEKDESEFILNSFIKYATVPIVNMESSTAHPLQALTDAITIEELKTKPKPKVVLSWAPHPKALPHAVANSFVKMMQKTAVDFYITHPKGYELNPEITRNTPINHNQEEALRNADFVYVKNWSSYTDYGEIISQDQNWMLTKEKIGTAKFMHCLPVRRNVVVEDSVLDSKNSVVIHEANNRTYAAQIVLKKIIENL
- a CDS encoding OmpA family protein, with the protein product MNFKKMILLILLVITVKSYGQKQKVADRYFEEFSYLQSAKLYKALIEKKADSSKHILSRLAESYYNNADTEEAEFWYKELLFKYKKDLEDKHLFKYAQVLRSNGKYKKSDSIFLELTSSDKNNRKEELKRENYLSDFSNNKARIGVRNLAINTEYSDFGGFILNGKSYYTSAVPKGVKKERIYKWNNQPFLNIYKADEDIKSLEENEKDTVLTLVNHRLIEIPITSEFHESTPVFTKDGKTIYFTRNNVNGKKVKRDKKNTSNLKIFKASFVNGYWVNVTELPFNNDEYSVGHPALSLDEKTLYFVSNMPGGFGSTDIYKVSVEEGNNYGTPVNLGKTINTSDKEMFPFIGADSTLYFSSNGHLGLGLLDIFKSKINKDSIFSIPKNMGHPFNSKRDDFSFYINEEGKKGFFSSNRKNGKGDDDIYSFYLYTELKICTQSIEGVVRATKTNKPIDGALVKLFNSKGEIQKEAISDSNGKYLFKEVLCDNTYTVFASKLDHKSTSKKKVNVIREKITKADLELIPLIIGNQIVINPIFFDFNKSVIRADAEYELENIVTVMNNHPEIVIRIESHTDSRGRSNYNRILSDKRAKATRDYILLRGISKKRIKEAVGYGEDRLLNDCTNANKNKCTEEEHQKNRRSYFYIVGGEKSIKVRQEAEKKAQRKLSKRNNFLLFLRKNFKKRRKNSSATEKCIIGEEEKCDKKKIIYGN